One genomic window of Mus caroli chromosome 12, CAROLI_EIJ_v1.1, whole genome shotgun sequence includes the following:
- the Pax9 gene encoding paired box protein Pax-9 isoform X1, which produces MEPAFGEVNQLGGVFVNGRPLPNAIRLRIVELAQLGIRPCDISRQLRVSHGCVSKILARYNETGSILPGAIGGSKPRVTTPTVVKHIRTYKQRDPGIFAWEIRDRLLADGVCDKYNVPSVSSISRILRNKIGNLAQQGHYDSYKQHQPAPQPALPYNHIYSYPSPITAAAAKVPTPPGVPAIPGSVALPRTWPSSHSVTDILGIRSITDQGVSDSSPYHSPKVEEWSSLGRNNFPAAAPHAVNGLEKGALEQEAKYGQAPNGLPAVSSFVSASSMAPYPTPAQVSPYMTYSAAPSGYVAGHGWQHAGSTPLSPHNCDIPASLAFKGMQAAREGSHSVTASAL; this is translated from the exons ATGG AGCCAGCCTTCGGGGAGGTGAACCAGCTGGGAGGAGTGTTCGTGAACGGAAGGCCGCTGCCCAACGCCATTCGGCTTCGCATCGTGGAATTAGCCCAACTGGGCATCCGACCTTGTGACATCAGCCGCCAGCTACGGGTCTCGCACGGCTGCGTCAGCAAGATCCTGGCGCGCTACAACGAGACCGGTTCGATTTTGCCGGGAGCTATTGGGGGGAGCAAGCCCCGGGTCACCACCCCTACTGTGGTGAAACACATCCGGACTTACAAGCAGAGGGACCCAGGCATCTTCGCTTGGGAGATCCGGGACCGCCTGCTGGCGGATGGCGTGTGCGACAAGTACAACGTGCCCTCGGTGAGTTCCATCAGCCGGATTCTGCGCAACAAGATCGGCAACTTGGCCCAGCAGGGTCATTACGACTCATACAAGCAGCACCAGCCCGCGCCGCAGCCCGCGCTGCCCTACAACCACATTTACTCGTATCCCAGTCCCATCACGGCGGCAGCTGCTAAGGTGCCTACACCACCTGGGGTGCCGGCCATCCCCGGATCGGTGGCCTTGCCGCGCACCTGGCCCTCCTCTCACTCGGTCACGGACATCCTGGGCATCCGCTCCATCACCGACCAAG GAGTGAGCGACAGTTCCCCCTACCACAGCCCCAAGGTGGAGGAGTGGAGCAGCCTGGGCCGCAACAACTTCCCTGCCGCCGCCCCGCACGCAGTGAATGGATTGGAGAAGGGAGCCTTGGAGCAGGAAGCCAAGTACGGCCAG gcACCGAATGGTCTCCCAGCTGTGAGCAGTTTTGTCTCAGCATCCAGCATGGCTCCTTACCCTACACCAGCCCAAGTGTCACCCTACATGACCTACAGTGCTGCTCCTTCTGGTTATGTTGCTGGACACGGGTGGCAACATGCAGGCAGCACCCCACTGTCCCCCCACAACTGTGACATTCCCGCATCGCTGGCTTTCAAGGGAATGCAGGCAGCCAGGGAAGGCAGCCATTCTGTGACCGCTTCTGCACTCTGA
- the Pax9 gene encoding paired box protein Pax-9 isoform X2 yields the protein MEPAFGEVNQLGGVFVNGRPLPNAIRLRIVELAQLGIRPCDISRQLRVSHGCVSKILARYNETGSILPGAIGGSKPRVTTPTVVKHIRTYKQRDPGIFAWEIRDRLLADGVCDKYNVPSVSSISRILRNKIGNLAQQGHYDSYKQHQPAPQPALPYNHIYSYPSPITAAAAKVPTPPGVPAIPGSVALPRTWPSSHSVTDILGIRSITDQVSDSSPYHSPKVEEWSSLGRNNFPAAAPHAVNGLEKGALEQEAKYGQAPNGLPAVSSFVSASSMAPYPTPAQVSPYMTYSAAPSGYVAGHGWQHAGSTPLSPHNCDIPASLAFKGMQAAREGSHSVTASAL from the exons ATGG AGCCAGCCTTCGGGGAGGTGAACCAGCTGGGAGGAGTGTTCGTGAACGGAAGGCCGCTGCCCAACGCCATTCGGCTTCGCATCGTGGAATTAGCCCAACTGGGCATCCGACCTTGTGACATCAGCCGCCAGCTACGGGTCTCGCACGGCTGCGTCAGCAAGATCCTGGCGCGCTACAACGAGACCGGTTCGATTTTGCCGGGAGCTATTGGGGGGAGCAAGCCCCGGGTCACCACCCCTACTGTGGTGAAACACATCCGGACTTACAAGCAGAGGGACCCAGGCATCTTCGCTTGGGAGATCCGGGACCGCCTGCTGGCGGATGGCGTGTGCGACAAGTACAACGTGCCCTCGGTGAGTTCCATCAGCCGGATTCTGCGCAACAAGATCGGCAACTTGGCCCAGCAGGGTCATTACGACTCATACAAGCAGCACCAGCCCGCGCCGCAGCCCGCGCTGCCCTACAACCACATTTACTCGTATCCCAGTCCCATCACGGCGGCAGCTGCTAAGGTGCCTACACCACCTGGGGTGCCGGCCATCCCCGGATCGGTGGCCTTGCCGCGCACCTGGCCCTCCTCTCACTCGGTCACGGACATCCTGGGCATCCGCTCCATCACCGACCAAG TGAGCGACAGTTCCCCCTACCACAGCCCCAAGGTGGAGGAGTGGAGCAGCCTGGGCCGCAACAACTTCCCTGCCGCCGCCCCGCACGCAGTGAATGGATTGGAGAAGGGAGCCTTGGAGCAGGAAGCCAAGTACGGCCAG gcACCGAATGGTCTCCCAGCTGTGAGCAGTTTTGTCTCAGCATCCAGCATGGCTCCTTACCCTACACCAGCCCAAGTGTCACCCTACATGACCTACAGTGCTGCTCCTTCTGGTTATGTTGCTGGACACGGGTGGCAACATGCAGGCAGCACCCCACTGTCCCCCCACAACTGTGACATTCCCGCATCGCTGGCTTTCAAGGGAATGCAGGCAGCCAGGGAAGGCAGCCATTCTGTGACCGCTTCTGCACTCTGA